In Macadamia integrifolia cultivar HAES 741 chromosome 1, SCU_Mint_v3, whole genome shotgun sequence, a single window of DNA contains:
- the LOC122081170 gene encoding uncharacterized protein LOC122081170 yields the protein MARKHLHELLVEDQEPFILQNYIEERRCQLKKWVPRGHLQVKRRKPISENSSFPASFCRNACLFSFHDSPDLRKSPLFDFSSPLKSPCRNSNSLFIHIPSRTAALLVEAAVRIQKQPSSTKTTGKTLGSGFFGSILKRINLRKRNRKPQIKGNEMRVSVKDILRWDSSNGRKAFPMGRRQDREEKMVALDGNRVGSEKGLSCSSNSTLSSVWSESNEDKSEDLETSSSNRSDEDSEEIEFLVNERNNGDYGSCDKAFCSSPFRFALQKSPSPGRRTPEFGSPARSPRRRVKEREEGGLNCLGNKDHAGEEEEEEEEKEQCSPVSVLDPPFDTDIDDDDDKDCDNSSDDGDHRHYQLDYDCEEGGEKDDDDQLELEEDEQSYELHHSFAIVKRAKQKLLHKLRRFERLADLNPIELEKRMLEMDNDDEEEEECDENYVSQDEDESFVETLYSQFQLCNKEGKGKKTPGDMKQLILDLIGEEGRRYDDEHEDGVDMEAMVKNVSKRLGSWKGVESDTIDMMVDLDLKREGDEWRRDKEQVKEMAIEIELTIFGLLVQELSDELVQS from the exons ATGGCTCGTAAACATCTACATGAGCTATTAGTGGAAGATCAAGAACCTTTCATTCTGCAAAACTACATTGAAGAGAGACGATGCCAGCTGAAAAAATGGGTACCCAGAGGCCACCTACAGGTTAAGAGACGAAAACCCATCTCTGAGAACTCGAGTTTTCCTGCTAGCTTCTGTAGAAATGCTTGCCTTTTCTCCTTTCACGACTCTCCGGACCTGAGAAAATCCCCTCTCTTCGATTTCTCTTCCCCATTGAAAAGCCCCTGTAGAAACTCGAATTCTCTTTTCATTCACATCCCATCGAGGACAGCAGCCCTGCTGGTTGAAGCTGCCGTCCGGATTCAGAAACAACCATCTTCCACAAAAACCACTGGGAAGACACTGGGTTCTGGGTTCTTTGGATCTATATTGAAGAGGATAAACCTCCGCAAGCGGAATCGAAAGCCACAAATCAAAGGGAACGAGATGAGGGTGTCGGTGAAGGATATCTTGAGGTGGGATTCGTCAAATGGACGCAAAGCATTTCCAATGGGGAGGCGACAAGACCGAGAAGAGAAAATGGTGGCTTTGGATGGAAACAGGGTTGGTTCCGAGAAGGGCTTATCGTGCTCGTCTAACAGCACACTGAGCAGTGTCTGGTCTGAAAGTAACGAAGATAAATCCGAAGATTTAGAGACTTCAAGTAGCAACAGGTCCGATGAGGACTCCGAAGAGATTGAATTCCTTGTCAACGAGAGGAATAATGGAGACTATGGTTCGTGTGATAAGGCATTCTGTTCGAGTCCTTTCCGTTTCGCCCTTCAAAAGAGCCCCTCTCCTGGTCGCCGAACGCCGGAATTCGGTTCTCCGGCGAGATCTCCTAGACGCCGCGTAAAAGAG agggaaGAAGGAGGCCTGAATTGCTTGGGAAATAAGGATCAcgctggggaagaagaagaagaagaagaagagaaggaacaaTGCAGTCCTGTCTCTGTATTAGACCCACCCTTCGACACCGAcatcgatgatgatgatgataaggaTTGCGACAACAGTAGCGATGACGGTGACCACCGACACTATCAGCTCGATTATGACTGTGAGGAAGGAGGAGAAAAGGATGATGATGACCAGCTTGAGCTTGAAGAGGATGAGCAGAGTTATGAGCTCCACCACAGCTTCGCCATCGTAAAGA GAGCGAAGCAAAAGCTTTTACATAAGTTGCGAAGATTTGAAAGGCTTGCAGATTTAAATCCCATTGAGCTTGAGAAGAGAATGCTGGAAATggataatgatgatgaagaagaagaagaatgtgaTGAAAATTATGTATCCCAAGATGAAGATGAGAGTTTTGTTGAAACACTTTATAGCCAGTTTCAGTTATGTAAcaaagaggggaaggggaagaaaacACCAGGGGACATGAAACAACTCATACTAGACCTGATCggggaggaaggaagaaggtatgATGATGAGCATGAAGATGGTGTTGACATGGAAGCAATGGTGAAGAATGTGAGCAAGAGATTGGGGTCATGGAAAGGGGTGGAGTCAGATACCATAGACATGATGGTTGATTTGGACTTGAAAAGGGAAGGCGATGAGTGGAGGAGAGACAAAGAGCAGGTGAAAGAGATGGCAATTGAAATTGAACTCACCATCTTTGGGTTACTGGTACAGGAACTCTCTGATGAATTGGTCCAGTCGTAG